A single genomic interval of Stieleria maiorica harbors:
- a CDS encoding putative zinc-binding metallopeptidase has translation MARRTQDLSSLSDEELLDMRICDLQLSIVGTPLEARIDQLNGELAERGLNFRPHFWLSDDWFSPDGIPGIAIPFYLAHPRLIRLERKQLLEVEGGNKTWCMKILRHEAGHAIDTAFQIRRKARYRELFGKPSEPYPEFYSPKPQSREYVLHLDMWYAQAHPLEDFAETFAVWLPPKSRWRTRYRNWPALKKLCYIDELMSGLEGKPAMVQSKQRIDPLSQIRRTLRTHYQRKREYYGMNYPNVFDKDLCKLFSCDRSHRRNPTAAALLSRWRGEIRRVVADWTGAYTYMVDQVLQEMIERCRELELRLGSAPEICKRDAMILVALRTSNYLNSGHRRVMM, from the coding sequence ATGGCACGGAGAACCCAAGATCTGTCGTCGCTGTCGGACGAAGAATTGTTGGACATGCGGATCTGTGATCTACAGCTTTCCATTGTCGGGACGCCATTGGAAGCCCGGATCGATCAATTGAACGGTGAATTGGCCGAGCGGGGACTGAACTTTCGTCCGCACTTCTGGCTCAGCGATGATTGGTTTTCTCCCGACGGAATCCCCGGCATCGCGATCCCTTTCTACCTGGCACACCCCCGGCTGATCCGATTGGAACGCAAACAGTTGTTGGAGGTCGAAGGGGGAAACAAGACCTGGTGCATGAAAATCTTGCGGCACGAAGCCGGTCACGCGATCGACACGGCGTTTCAGATCCGTCGCAAAGCCCGCTATCGAGAGTTGTTCGGCAAACCGTCGGAACCCTACCCGGAGTTTTACAGCCCCAAGCCGCAGTCCCGCGAATACGTGCTGCACCTGGACATGTGGTATGCTCAAGCCCATCCATTGGAGGATTTTGCGGAGACCTTTGCCGTTTGGTTGCCGCCCAAGTCACGCTGGAGGACGCGTTACCGGAATTGGCCGGCGCTGAAAAAATTGTGCTATATCGATGAATTGATGAGCGGATTGGAAGGCAAACCGGCGATGGTGCAATCCAAGCAGCGGATCGATCCCTTGTCGCAAATTCGCCGCACGCTGCGGACGCATTACCAGCGGAAACGCGAATACTACGGAATGAATTATCCGAACGTCTTCGACAAAGATCTTTGCAAGCTCTTTTCCTGCGACCGGAGCCATCGGCGTAACCCCACCGCCGCAGCCCTGCTGTCGCGTTGGCGTGGGGAGATTCGGAGGGTCGTTGCGGATTGGACCGGAGCCTACACGTACATGGTCGATCAAGTGCTGCAGGAAATGATCGAACGGTGTCGAGAGTTAGAGTTAAGGCTGGGCTCCGCCCCGGAGATTTGCAAACGTGACGCAATGATCCTGGTGGCCCTGCGGACAAGCAATTATCTCAATTCGGGTCATCGACGGGTAATGATGTGA
- a CDS encoding 4a-hydroxytetrahydrobiopterin dehydratase has product MSDSAPTPSAPTSQSLAASKCVPCEGGVPKLTPDQAAGFARATPEWTVASDASQIHRKLNCKTFVKAVKRINQISEIAEDQQHHPDLHLTGYRHLEIVLTTHAIGGLSENDFILAAQIDRMLDEQ; this is encoded by the coding sequence ATGTCTGATTCAGCCCCCACGCCATCGGCCCCGACGTCCCAATCACTCGCTGCATCCAAGTGTGTTCCCTGTGAGGGCGGAGTCCCCAAGTTGACGCCCGATCAAGCGGCGGGCTTTGCACGCGCGACGCCGGAATGGACCGTCGCTTCGGACGCCAGTCAGATCCACCGCAAGTTGAACTGCAAGACGTTTGTGAAGGCTGTTAAACGCATCAATCAGATTTCCGAGATCGCCGAAGACCAGCAACACCATCCCGATCTTCACCTGACGGGGTATCGTCATTTGGAGATTGTGTTGACGACGCATGCGATCGGGGGCTTGAGCGAGAATGATTTTATTCTCGCCGCACAAATCGATCGAATGCTGGACGAGCAATGA
- a CDS encoding S1C family serine protease gives MKQNPIDRFSKHCPPAFVLMALVSMVLSIGGVAPAVFAQSTPHWMGQGRYQTSIASRDSGAMMRLVRPLSEMVEHSVVQVYSGGQVVALGTVVSEDGYILTKRSELSGGEPVSVRLPNGQKVDARVAARRKSNDLALLKLHGGDEANWNIQPATFSTVDPPTGSFLVSPGRDGFTIGIGVLGVPARYIAHQGRLGVNFYDAPSGPAMVRRVHPESGADNAGLQDGDRILKINGLQLLGSQSAINTLGKMYPGDVVRLTIKRGDNTLELDALMCDQALLMESENDAKVNGPRNVRLSGFDSVIQHDTVLAPNQCGGPLLDSQGRVIGINIARAGRVVSYALPSSLVTAEMIGMLEEARRPSE, from the coding sequence ATGAAACAAAACCCGATCGACAGGTTCTCGAAACACTGCCCGCCAGCTTTCGTTTTGATGGCGCTGGTGTCGATGGTCCTCTCGATAGGCGGGGTGGCACCGGCGGTGTTTGCCCAGTCGACTCCTCACTGGATGGGCCAGGGACGTTACCAGACGTCGATCGCCTCGCGTGACAGCGGTGCGATGATGCGTCTGGTCCGGCCGCTGTCAGAGATGGTGGAACACTCGGTCGTGCAAGTTTATTCCGGTGGTCAGGTCGTCGCGCTCGGGACGGTGGTCTCCGAGGACGGCTACATCCTGACCAAACGGAGCGAGCTGAGCGGCGGCGAACCGGTTTCGGTTCGTTTGCCCAACGGCCAGAAAGTCGATGCCCGCGTGGCCGCTCGACGAAAGTCCAACGATCTGGCGCTGCTGAAACTTCACGGCGGGGACGAAGCGAATTGGAACATCCAACCGGCGACGTTCAGCACCGTCGATCCGCCCACGGGAAGTTTCCTGGTCTCACCCGGCCGCGACGGATTCACGATCGGGATCGGTGTCTTGGGCGTCCCGGCACGGTACATCGCCCATCAAGGTCGCCTGGGCGTCAATTTTTATGACGCCCCGTCGGGTCCGGCGATGGTTCGCCGTGTCCACCCCGAAAGCGGTGCCGACAACGCCGGGCTGCAAGACGGTGACCGGATTCTAAAAATCAACGGTCTTCAGCTGCTCGGCTCGCAATCGGCCATCAACACGCTGGGCAAGATGTATCCCGGCGATGTCGTCCGACTGACGATCAAACGCGGCGACAACACGCTGGAGCTAGATGCTCTGATGTGTGACCAGGCGTTGTTGATGGAATCGGAGAATGACGCCAAGGTGAACGGGCCGCGGAACGTCCGGTTGAGCGGTTTTGACAGCGTCATCCAGCACGACACGGTGTTGGCGCCCAATCAGTGCGGCGGTCCGCTGTTGGACAGCCAGGGACGCGTCATCGGAATCAATATCGCCCGCGCCGGACGCGTCGTCAGCTATGCGTTGCCGTCATCGTTGGTCACCGCGGAAATGATCGGCATGCTCGAAGAAGCGCGTCGCCCCAGCGAGTGA
- a CDS encoding S1C family serine protease, which yields MNQGQQTNFMARAVFPSGCRRCAHALVYQLSCLVVAIAITPVLALADDAQTGERDSATIRENAFVQNAFVEGAGADDPKRRAESDAAGTRVSLPIDLEPIHRRGGVPQSLEILRLMEKQQRRVAERASKCTVSVKIGPAQGCGVIVSDTGFIITAAHVAMRPKLKAIVTLSDGRQVAATTLGMNREVDAGLIRIDPGQNGGKPWPHASLGTSDSLVPGMWCIAMGHPGGYDPSRGAVIRVGRMLEVRPEVIRTDCALIGGDSGGPLFNFAGELIAVHSRIGNDVADNLHVPIDHYDYSWDRMALGEAWGFLPNFKPTLGVSGNRSTKVAEIIAVKPGMAAEAGGMLAGDVVIKFGTKPITDFQSLVDAVADTMPGERVSVLVERGNTTVRLVIEIGRSG from the coding sequence TTGAACCAGGGCCAGCAAACCAATTTCATGGCAAGGGCGGTGTTTCCGTCGGGCTGTCGGCGTTGCGCCCATGCTCTGGTTTATCAGTTGAGCTGTTTGGTGGTGGCGATTGCGATCACGCCGGTATTGGCCCTCGCCGATGACGCCCAGACGGGCGAGCGTGACTCAGCGACGATTCGCGAAAATGCGTTTGTACAGAATGCGTTTGTCGAGGGGGCTGGTGCCGACGATCCGAAGCGCCGTGCGGAGTCCGATGCGGCCGGAACACGCGTCAGTTTGCCGATCGATCTGGAACCGATTCACCGTCGCGGCGGGGTTCCCCAGTCGCTGGAGATCCTGCGGCTGATGGAAAAACAACAGCGACGCGTCGCCGAACGGGCCAGTAAGTGTACCGTCAGCGTCAAAATCGGTCCCGCCCAGGGGTGCGGCGTGATCGTCTCGGACACCGGATTTATCATCACGGCCGCTCATGTCGCCATGCGGCCCAAGTTGAAAGCGATCGTGACGCTGTCCGATGGACGTCAGGTCGCGGCGACCACTTTAGGAATGAATCGGGAAGTGGATGCGGGGTTGATTCGCATCGATCCGGGCCAAAACGGCGGCAAGCCCTGGCCGCATGCCAGCTTGGGGACCAGTGATAGTTTGGTTCCCGGGATGTGGTGCATCGCGATGGGGCATCCCGGCGGTTACGATCCGTCACGCGGGGCGGTGATTCGCGTCGGCAGGATGCTGGAAGTGCGTCCGGAAGTGATCCGCACCGATTGTGCCCTGATCGGGGGTGACAGCGGCGGACCGTTGTTTAACTTCGCAGGCGAATTGATCGCCGTGCACAGCCGGATCGGAAACGACGTGGCCGACAACTTGCACGTGCCGATCGACCACTACGATTATTCGTGGGACCGGATGGCGCTCGGTGAGGCCTGGGGGTTTCTGCCGAACTTCAAACCCACCTTGGGGGTTTCAGGAAACCGGTCCACCAAGGTCGCTGAAATCATCGCCGTCAAACCAGGCATGGCGGCCGAAGCCGGTGGGATGTTGGCCGGCGACGTCGTGATCAAATTCGGCACCAAGCCGATCACCGATTTCCAGTCGCTGGTCGATGCGGTGGCCGACACCATGCCCGGCGAACGAGTCTCTGTTTTGGTCGAACGGGGGAACACCACGGTCCGGTTGGTCATCGAAATCGGTAGGTCGGGGTGA
- a CDS encoding alpha/beta hydrolase has product MTLHPQAQAFVDTLAETDSPTWEELGVEKAREVFETFEEMCGEGPDLARVEDHTMPCGVQIRLYCDRSETVPVTMFFHGGGWVLGNLRTHDALCRRLAKASGCAVVAVDYRLSPEHPFPIPVQDCYRATEYVVEHAARLGVDATRLAVTGDSAGGHLAASVAIKARDEAAFPIALQVLMYPVIEPNFDTASYRQYADGFGLTRDSMKWFWRQFLGGKPAAREAVPCRAESHANLPPALIITAQYDVLRDEGDQYADQLRDAGVDVTHRQQQGMLHAFLHFAGIFDTGMEVGHQVAVEIGERLRA; this is encoded by the coding sequence ATGACGCTTCACCCGCAAGCCCAAGCCTTCGTCGACACATTGGCTGAAACGGATTCCCCGACCTGGGAAGAGTTGGGTGTGGAGAAGGCGCGTGAGGTCTTTGAAACGTTCGAAGAGATGTGCGGCGAGGGTCCGGACTTGGCGCGTGTCGAAGATCACACAATGCCGTGCGGGGTGCAGATTCGATTGTATTGCGATCGCTCGGAAACCGTCCCGGTGACGATGTTTTTTCACGGCGGCGGATGGGTGCTCGGCAATCTGCGGACGCACGACGCACTGTGCCGCCGGTTGGCAAAGGCATCCGGGTGTGCGGTCGTCGCAGTCGATTACCGATTGTCCCCCGAACACCCGTTTCCGATTCCGGTACAGGACTGTTACCGGGCGACCGAATACGTCGTGGAACATGCGGCACGATTGGGCGTCGACGCGACTCGCTTGGCCGTCACCGGTGACAGCGCCGGCGGCCACCTGGCGGCCTCGGTTGCGATCAAAGCACGCGACGAAGCGGCATTTCCGATCGCACTGCAGGTGTTGATGTATCCGGTGATCGAGCCCAATTTCGACACCGCGTCGTATCGCCAGTACGCCGACGGGTTCGGTTTGACACGTGACAGCATGAAGTGGTTCTGGCGTCAATTTCTCGGTGGCAAACCCGCCGCCAGAGAAGCGGTACCCTGTCGCGCCGAATCACATGCGAATCTGCCGCCGGCATTGATCATCACGGCCCAGTATGATGTCTTGCGAGATGAAGGCGACCAATACGCGGACCAGCTGCGCGACGCCGGCGTCGACGTGACCCACCGGCAACAACAAGGCATGCTTCACGCGTTTCTGCATTTCGCCGGTATCTTTGACACCGGGATGGAAGTCGGGCACCAGGTCGCGGTCGAGATCGGCGAGCGGTTGAGAGCGTAG
- a CDS encoding glycosyltransferase family 9 protein, with amino-acid sequence MSSGEKTPKSGFQKRSKTQRVVQPPPPTPIELSTPSPRFLISRMSAIGDTILTLPVACALRDRFPESNISWIVEEKSAPVVRRHPAVDDLIVLPRGWFTSPSRIRDARRQLRELHCDVSIDCQGMTKSSLACYLSGAKHRIGYAGKHARELSRWFSNIQVNPVFHHLTDRSLELLIPLGIHSPSVRWDLPIEGPAQVWARRYRNTIPSSRIAILNPGATWHSKRWLPERFGATARYLYDRYGYTSIAVWGTSFDRAMASDIVATSNGAAILAPETDLQHLAALIQTADLFISNDTGPLHMAVAVGTKTIGLYGATKPGDSGPYGQTAIQVAYESGSARQRRNASNAAMCAIGVEHVCQAVDEIEHQRQMLVAA; translated from the coding sequence ATGTCCAGTGGCGAAAAAACTCCGAAATCAGGTTTTCAGAAACGATCCAAAACGCAGCGTGTGGTGCAACCGCCGCCGCCGACCCCGATTGAACTATCCACCCCGTCGCCACGGTTTCTGATCAGCCGGATGAGTGCGATCGGCGACACGATCCTGACCTTGCCGGTGGCCTGTGCGCTGCGAGATCGGTTTCCGGAATCGAACATTTCCTGGATCGTCGAAGAAAAATCCGCGCCGGTGGTTCGTCGTCATCCGGCCGTCGACGATTTGATCGTGCTGCCGCGAGGCTGGTTCACCTCGCCCAGTCGCATCCGCGACGCCCGTCGGCAGCTCCGCGAGCTCCACTGCGATGTTTCGATCGATTGCCAGGGGATGACCAAGTCCAGTTTGGCGTGCTATTTGTCCGGGGCGAAACATCGGATCGGATATGCCGGAAAACACGCGCGAGAGTTGAGTCGTTGGTTTTCCAACATCCAGGTCAATCCTGTTTTTCATCACCTGACCGACCGGTCGCTGGAATTGTTGATTCCGCTGGGCATTCATTCGCCATCGGTTCGCTGGGATTTACCGATCGAAGGGCCGGCGCAGGTGTGGGCGCGGCGTTATCGCAACACGATCCCGTCCAGCCGGATCGCGATCCTTAATCCGGGAGCGACGTGGCACAGCAAACGTTGGTTGCCCGAACGGTTCGGTGCGACCGCCCGCTACCTTTACGATCGCTACGGATACACCAGCATCGCGGTGTGGGGCACGTCGTTTGATCGGGCGATGGCCTCGGACATCGTTGCGACCAGCAACGGGGCGGCCATTTTGGCACCTGAAACGGATCTCCAGCACTTGGCGGCGTTGATTCAAACGGCCGACTTGTTCATCAGCAACGACACCGGTCCGTTGCACATGGCCGTGGCGGTCGGCACCAAGACGATCGGCCTGTACGGCGCGACCAAGCCGGGTGACAGCGGCCCGTACGGCCAAACCGCCATCCAAGTGGCCTATGAATCGGGATCGGCACGCCAACGTCGCAACGCCTCCAACGCGGCGATGTGTGCGATCGGAGTCGAGCATGTCTGCCAAGCGGTCGACGAGATCGAGCATCAACGTCAGATGCTGGTCGCCGCGTGA
- a CDS encoding D-alanine--D-alanine ligase family protein codes for MSKLRVLVLVRTGHVPPLTLEGISEKELDAWKAEFDVCDTLRLMGHEVLPLGVYDDLAPIRNALSEFKPHITFMLLEEFHGVVTYDFAVISYLELMQQPYTGCNPRGLLLSKDKALSKKILTYHRIQTPRFTVFPYGRTIHRPKKLEFPLFVKSVSEDASFGISQASIVQNDEQLSERVAFVHEHTRDDAMVEQYIEGREIYVGVIGNQRLQTFPPWEMDFGKMPSDTARIATSQVKWNRKYQEKHGITTHEATDLDGEMGEKIQKICKRVYRALNMSGYARMDLRLSDSGEIHVLEANANPNLEYGEDFAESAERAGIEYSMLMQRILNLGLRYKAAWMLG; via the coding sequence GTGAGCAAGCTGCGTGTATTGGTGCTGGTCCGCACCGGGCATGTTCCCCCCCTGACCCTGGAAGGTATCTCGGAAAAAGAACTCGACGCGTGGAAAGCGGAATTCGACGTCTGTGACACGCTGCGGCTGATGGGGCACGAAGTGCTTCCCCTGGGCGTTTACGACGACTTGGCCCCGATCCGCAATGCATTGAGCGAATTCAAGCCGCACATCACGTTCATGCTGTTGGAAGAGTTTCACGGCGTCGTGACGTACGACTTTGCCGTCATCAGCTATCTGGAATTGATGCAGCAGCCCTACACCGGTTGCAACCCGCGGGGATTGTTGTTGAGCAAGGACAAGGCGCTCAGCAAGAAAATCCTGACCTACCACCGTATCCAGACGCCACGCTTCACCGTGTTCCCCTACGGACGCACGATCCACCGGCCCAAGAAGCTGGAGTTTCCGCTGTTCGTCAAATCGGTCTCCGAAGACGCCTCGTTCGGGATCTCTCAAGCCTCGATCGTGCAGAACGACGAACAGTTGTCCGAACGCGTCGCCTTCGTCCACGAGCACACCCGCGACGACGCCATGGTCGAACAGTACATCGAAGGCCGTGAGATCTACGTCGGCGTGATCGGCAACCAACGCCTGCAAACCTTTCCCCCCTGGGAAATGGACTTCGGCAAAATGCCCTCCGACACCGCCCGGATCGCGACCAGCCAAGTCAAATGGAATCGCAAGTACCAGGAAAAACACGGCATCACGACGCACGAAGCGACCGACTTGGATGGCGAAATGGGCGAAAAGATCCAAAAGATCTGCAAACGCGTCTACCGTGCTCTCAATATGAGCGGCTATGCCCGAATGGACTTGCGGCTGAGCGATTCGGGGGAGATCCACGTGTTGGAAGCCAACGCGAATCCCAACCTGGAGTACGGCGAGGATTTTGCCGAGTCGGCTGAACGGGCCGGCATCGAATACTCGATGCTGATGCAGCGGATCCTGAATCTTGGCCTCCGCTACAAAGCCGCCTGGATGCTGGGCTAG
- a CDS encoding valine--pyruvate transaminase has protein sequence MKHSLSTFGNRLALDSGIGELMQDLGETLASGDENLCMLGGGQPAHIPEVDQRWLTRFRELAGDPAQVSAVLGDYQPPAGDAAFRDSVAKLFAREFGWPITAKNVCITAGGQTAFFLFLNALAGRFDDGTERKVLLPIVPEYIGYADLATSSDLYRAVHPKIEKIGDHEFKYAIDFDSLEIDDSIAAICLSRPTNPSSNVVSDAELEHLAELAERNDIPLIVDNAYGDPFPGVNFTDSTPVWRPSMVLTYSLSKLGLPGTRTGIVIGSEEMIQWIGSMNAISSLANNNVGQAIIRPMIDSGEIISISHDVIRPFYEQRSRQAHDWLVEALDDSVPFRIHRREGAFFLWLWLEGLPISSAELYRRLKQRGVMVISGHYFFFGLPEDDWPHRDECLRISFTTSEPVLRRGLKILADEINQLFA, from the coding sequence ATGAAACACTCCCTTTCGACCTTCGGAAATCGCCTCGCGTTGGACTCGGGGATCGGCGAATTGATGCAGGACCTAGGCGAGACGCTTGCCTCGGGCGATGAAAACCTGTGCATGCTTGGCGGTGGCCAACCGGCCCACATCCCCGAGGTGGACCAGCGTTGGTTAACGCGGTTCCGCGAATTGGCCGGTGACCCGGCTCAAGTCTCCGCGGTGCTGGGCGATTACCAGCCTCCCGCAGGGGACGCCGCGTTTCGCGATTCGGTCGCCAAGTTATTTGCTCGCGAATTCGGTTGGCCGATCACCGCAAAAAACGTTTGCATCACCGCCGGCGGACAGACGGCGTTCTTCTTGTTCCTCAATGCGTTGGCGGGAAGGTTCGATGACGGAACGGAGCGCAAGGTGCTGCTTCCGATCGTCCCCGAGTACATCGGGTATGCCGACCTGGCGACGTCCAGCGATCTGTATCGGGCGGTGCATCCGAAAATTGAAAAAATCGGCGACCACGAGTTCAAGTACGCGATCGATTTTGATTCGTTGGAAATTGATGATTCGATCGCAGCGATCTGTCTGTCGCGGCCGACCAACCCGTCTTCCAATGTCGTCTCCGATGCCGAACTGGAACATTTGGCGGAGTTGGCCGAGCGGAACGACATCCCGCTGATCGTCGACAATGCGTACGGCGATCCGTTTCCGGGCGTGAACTTCACCGACAGCACGCCGGTCTGGCGGCCGTCGATGGTGCTGACCTACAGCCTCTCCAAACTGGGACTTCCAGGGACGCGTACGGGAATCGTGATCGGCAGCGAGGAAATGATTCAGTGGATCGGATCGATGAACGCGATCTCGTCCCTGGCCAACAACAATGTCGGCCAAGCGATCATTCGGCCGATGATCGACAGCGGCGAAATCATTTCGATCAGCCACGACGTGATTCGTCCGTTCTATGAGCAGCGGTCACGTCAGGCACATGATTGGTTGGTCGAAGCACTCGATGATTCCGTGCCCTTCCGGATCCATCGTCGCGAAGGCGCGTTTTTCCTGTGGCTGTGGCTCGAAGGGCTGCCGATTTCGTCGGCCGAACTCTATCGGCGGCTGAAACAACGTGGCGTGATGGTGATCTCCGGCCACTACTTCTTCTTCGGACTCCCCGAGGACGATTGGCCACACCGCGACGAGTGTCTGAGGATCAGCTTCACCACCTCCGAACCGGTGCTCCGCCGCGGGCTCAAAATCCTGGCCGACGAAATCAACCAGCTGTTTGCATAA
- a CDS encoding nucleotide pyrophosphohydrolase has translation MIDPNSRDRSTSVQDLRDLVEQFVAERNWHSFHNPKNLAMSLGIETGELMEHFQWLTLDEAAEVQHDAAKKHDVGEELADCLAYVLAIANTMEIDLSSTLAKKMIRNAEKYPAPRG, from the coding sequence GTGATCGATCCGAACAGCCGAGACCGGTCGACCAGCGTGCAAGACCTGCGTGATCTGGTGGAACAGTTTGTCGCCGAGCGCAACTGGCATTCCTTCCACAACCCCAAGAACCTGGCGATGTCGCTGGGGATCGAAACCGGGGAGTTGATGGAGCATTTTCAGTGGTTGACGCTCGACGAAGCGGCCGAGGTGCAACACGATGCGGCGAAGAAGCATGACGTCGGCGAAGAGCTGGCCGATTGTCTGGCGTATGTGTTGGCGATCGCCAACACGATGGAAATCGATCTCAGTTCCACGCTGGCCAAGAAGATGATCCGCAACGCGGAGAAGTACCCGGCGCCCCGAGGATGA
- a CDS encoding NAD-dependent epimerase/dehydratase family protein — MNDNTDVLVVGAGYLGQIVAKLSASAAAGTSAKVYATTRHQNRFAELAGNGFHPIRFDWTDQATFPNLPWRQLSAAPRVLVAVSYDRNSPLDRYQSQVGGLRSLLRVLPTDARLCYISTTGVYHQTDGRWVDETSPTHPTRLGGRVHLQAESLLHALRPAAPWAVLRLAGIYGPGRVPRAADVIAGRPIASPESGFLNLIHVQDAARAVLAAWEKMATASGGPVVSMQSRLYAVSDDAPVMRADFYREIARRCGAPAPRFVAPPPHASDRMRSDSNKRVWNRKLRRELLPALDFPDYRCGLADVLRPPVE, encoded by the coding sequence ATGAACGACAATACGGATGTTTTAGTGGTCGGCGCGGGCTACTTGGGCCAAATCGTCGCCAAGCTGTCGGCGTCAGCGGCGGCCGGTACGAGCGCGAAAGTCTACGCGACGACGCGTCATCAAAACCGCTTCGCGGAGCTTGCCGGAAACGGATTTCATCCGATCCGTTTCGATTGGACCGATCAGGCAACCTTTCCAAATCTCCCTTGGCGGCAATTGTCCGCCGCGCCGCGGGTGCTGGTCGCGGTCAGCTACGACCGAAACAGCCCGCTGGACCGCTACCAGTCGCAAGTCGGCGGGCTGCGAAGTCTTCTGCGGGTTTTGCCGACCGACGCGAGGCTGTGTTACATCAGCACGACAGGCGTGTATCACCAAACTGACGGTCGCTGGGTCGACGAAACCTCGCCGACGCACCCGACGCGACTGGGTGGCCGCGTGCACCTGCAGGCCGAATCCCTGTTGCACGCGCTGCGCCCGGCGGCACCCTGGGCCGTGCTGCGGCTGGCCGGAATCTACGGGCCCGGACGCGTCCCGCGCGCCGCCGATGTCATTGCCGGTCGCCCGATCGCATCGCCCGAATCCGGTTTTTTGAATTTAATCCATGTCCAGGACGCCGCACGGGCGGTGTTGGCGGCCTGGGAAAAGATGGCAACCGCGTCCGGGGGCCCTGTCGTTTCCATGCAATCGCGGTTGTACGCCGTCAGCGACGATGCACCGGTCATGCGGGCTGATTTCTATCGTGAAATCGCCCGCCGCTGCGGCGCCCCGGCACCGCGTTTTGTCGCCCCCCCGCCCCACGCCTCGGATCGGATGCGGAGCGACAGCAACAAACGCGTATGGAATCGAAAACTACGCCGCGAGCTGTTACCGGCGTTGGACTTCCCAGACTACCGCTGCGGGCTGGCGGATGTCTTACGGCCCCCCGTAGAATGA
- a CDS encoding GTPase, with protein MSLPQNNTLPISSDESNDQPQSKQTTRCALLTGAGRSAIAVIEIWGPRAADGVATFFRTNTARAMDVGQVRFGVWAQPTSADQAHTAGESIVVVPTAEQCFELHCHGGPAAIRRIIDDLASISVRQVAPRRFSAIPASALQSLVDDVDRRLADEACDVLSRCTTVNTAAIALDQLRGGLRQWRRQSIETLADRSSDAADIARQAGAIASAGRLGIRLAKPFDVVLAGPPNVGKSSLINAMVGYDRSITMDFAGTTRDVLDADTVFDGWPLRLRDTAGLHASDDTIERQGIDRAMLAIANADLVVQVSEPGLQWDPTVIDAIRRVGPSVPSLQVINKSDLSPAESIDSSKDALATVATTGQGVRELLETMITMLVAEMPPSGSPVPINQRQWDWVAEIARLGQRPDAMLACLTRGEQQGLALS; from the coding sequence ATGTCCTTACCCCAAAACAATACGTTACCGATATCAAGCGACGAGTCTAACGACCAACCGCAGTCAAAACAAACGACACGTTGCGCGCTGTTGACCGGGGCCGGACGATCGGCGATCGCAGTGATCGAAATCTGGGGCCCGCGCGCCGCCGACGGTGTCGCCACCTTCTTTCGCACGAACACAGCACGTGCGATGGATGTCGGTCAAGTCCGATTTGGAGTTTGGGCGCAGCCGACGTCGGCGGATCAAGCCCACACCGCCGGCGAATCGATCGTGGTCGTGCCGACGGCCGAACAATGTTTCGAGTTGCATTGCCACGGCGGTCCCGCGGCGATCCGGCGAATCATCGACGACCTCGCGTCCATCAGTGTTCGCCAAGTCGCCCCCCGACGTTTCTCCGCCATTCCCGCCTCCGCGTTGCAATCGCTCGTTGACGACGTCGACCGCCGATTGGCCGACGAAGCCTGTGACGTGCTGTCACGATGCACGACGGTCAATACCGCCGCCATCGCTCTGGATCAACTCCGCGGCGGGCTGCGACAATGGCGGCGACAATCCATCGAGACGCTTGCCGATCGCAGCAGTGATGCCGCGGACATTGCCCGTCAAGCCGGAGCAATCGCGTCTGCGGGACGTCTCGGAATCCGCCTTGCAAAACCCTTTGACGTCGTGCTGGCCGGGCCCCCCAACGTCGGAAAGAGCAGTCTGATCAACGCGATGGTGGGTTACGATCGCAGCATCACGATGGACTTTGCCGGAACCACCCGCGATGTCTTGGATGCCGACACCGTGTTCGACGGCTGGCCGCTACGATTGCGAGACACCGCGGGGCTGCACGCCAGTGACGACACGATCGAACGGCAGGGGATCGACCGAGCCATGCTGGCGATCGCAAACGCCGATCTGGTCGTCCAAGTCAGCGAGCCGGGATTGCAATGGGATCCCACCGTGATCGATGCGATTCGCCGCGTCGGTCCCTCCGTGCCCAGCTTGCAGGTGATCAACAAGTCCGACCTGTCGCCGGCCGAATCGATCGATTCGTCAAAGGATGCTCTGGCGACGGTCGCGACGACCGGCCAAGGTGTTCGCGAGCTGCTTGAAACGATGATCACGATGCTTGTGGCCGAGATGCCACCGTCCGGATCGCCGGTCCCGATCAATCAACGCCAGTGGGATTGGGTGGCTGAAATCGCCCGCTTGGGACAGCGGCCCGACGCGATGCTCGCCTGCCTCACTCGCGGCGAACAGCAAGGACTCGCCTTGTCGTAG